A stretch of Pangasianodon hypophthalmus isolate fPanHyp1 chromosome 9, fPanHyp1.pri, whole genome shotgun sequence DNA encodes these proteins:
- the cdkn1cb gene encoding cyclin-dependent kinase inhibitor 1C, producing the protein MTSVQLSVCGLGAARERVPQHARRRSACRSLFGAVDHDELNRDMEARLRELSERDQKRWNFDFAAGTPLLGEYEWEAAAAEATPAFYQETVQAGKKRAAAATVTPRTETPHRESASAGQPSCTRARRAKRRKTSARAAPARARIPDFYVKRRKQGEIKLPESESQIPFSSLSSEQTPRKRLR; encoded by the exons ATGACGAGCGTTCAGCTTTCTGTCTGCGGTTTGGGCGCTGCGCGAGAGCGCGTCCCTCAGCACGCGCGCAGGAGAAGCGCGTGCCGCAGTCTCTTCGGTGCGGTCGATCACGACGAGCTGAACCGCGACATGGAGGCCAGGCTGCGCGAGCTCTCCGAGCGCGACCAGAAGCGGTGGAACTTCGACTTCGCGGCCGGGACGCCGCTGCTCGGCGAGTACGAGTGGGAGGCAGCCGCGGCGGAGGCGACGCCGGCGTTTTACCAGGAGACGGTACAGGCAGGGAAGAAGAGGGCGGCGGCTGCTACTGTTACACCACGTACAGAGACTCCGCACCGGGAGAGCGCGAGCGCAGGACAGCCGAGCTGCACGAGAGCGAGGAGGGCGAAGAGAAGGAAAACAAGCGCACGCGCCGCTCCAGCTCGCGCTCGCATTCCAG atttttacgTCAAACGAAGGAAGCAAGGAGAGATAAAACTGCCCGAGAGCGAGTCTCAAATCCCCTTCAGCTCCCTCTCGTCCGAGCAAACGCCGCGGAAGCGACTTCGGTGA